The following is a genomic window from Meriones unguiculatus strain TT.TT164.6M chromosome 7, Bangor_MerUng_6.1, whole genome shotgun sequence.
GTCTTAGCCTGAATAATATAGACATTTCCTTCTCATTTTGatgaaaataaacatttgaaaacatattgttttgttttgttttgttttgtttttttccttccagtacTGGAAATAATCAGGCACTTCTCCAAACTCCCCCAGAGCCCAAGAAAATGCCTGCTCCCTTTATCCACTCTGTCCTCTGGTGCTAGCAGAAGGCCTCCACCTCTTTCACTTTCAGGGACTGAGGATGCCTTTAGGATTTAGTTCCTTGGTGGAGGAAAGAGGATTTATGGGAGGGGGAACATCTGAAGGAATCATTGCAGAAATCTCGTTCCCCGTTAATTGGAATTGAAGAAGTCTACACAAAGTGTGAGCATTGAGCTATTTCTCTAAGTGTCCGCTGAGCCAAGAGAGGCCTCAGTCAGTGAAGAACCCTCAGCTCGGCCCCGAAGGCCACAGTCCCCAACCTTTACCCCATTGTCAGAGTTGGGGCGCAAAGCAGTGGCCTCAGCATCACTTTCCACACAGCGTGAGTCCAAAGCTCCCTTGCTGGTCCGGGAGGAGAGGCTCTTGTGGAAGCAGAGTTTGAAAAGTCCCAGCACTGTCATGGTTAAGATTACTAATACTATTACTGCTATGCTCACAAGTATGAAGACCACTGTGGAGGAGAAGTTGAAAGTCGAGGAGACCGAGGGGGAAGATGTGTAGGTTAACGTGGGGATCATGCTTTCTGATGGAGTGACTGTGGCTTTTGGCTTGGTTTGTGGGGTCTTTTGAACAGCAGGTAACGTACTCTGTGTTCCCCATTGAAGAATCTCGGGAACAGATGTTCCAAAACTGTCTTGTCCGGTGACCTGGGGCATCTCATGAACCTGGCCTGGAGGTGTTCTGTTTGTCATAGGGCTGGCTGGAGTGGCTGATACATGcttgatgggcagcttggtccccTCAGGGGATAGCTGTCCTTTCCTTTTGGTCTCACAAGAGCGTCTGTCCTCCCCTAGTTCAAAGCCCGGGGCACATTCACAGGTGAAGTCTCCCAAGTGGTCTAGGCATTCAGGGAGTTCCACGCACTTGCCAGCAAGGAGGTACCTCCCAAGGCAGGGGCAGAGCATGGACCCGGGGGAAAGCCCGTCCCAGCGTGCGCTTGTCTCTTCCTGGACGCAGGTTGCCTGGACTGAGAGCTCCCCAGGACACATCGCACTCACCTCGGTCCCTGGAGGGCTGAAGTCCAGCGCTGAGCTGCTCAGGCGGAAGGGAGCTTGGAAACTCAAGTTAGAGGCGGCTCCCTGGCGCGGCGCGGGGCACAGAGCCTCAAACTGGTACTTGCACAGGTAACCGTCTGCGCGCAGGTGGCAGCGCATCTCCTTCCAGCCTGCAGGCTCCACTCCTCCGGTAGCCTGGAGCACGGCGCACTTTCGTACAGCGCAAGAAAGTTGTGGCTCCTCCACCCAGGGCAGTGTGTAGTCCTCTGAGTCTCTCCCGTCTGGGTATAGCCAGGAGAAACCCCTCAAAGGCTCTTTTTCCAGGGTGCAATGGGAACGGCCGCGCTCCAGAGCCACCCAGAACAGAAGGTTCTTGGAGCCTCCGCCAGGCCCGGGACCTGCACGCAAGAGAGTGAGCACAGCACGCAGCTCGGAGCCTGAGTGTACCGTGCTGAGAGTCCCGCCGCGCAGACTGCAGGCCTCCTCTGCTGCCCTCCGCTTGATGGTAGCGTGGTGCAGGCTGTAGCAAGCCCCCAAGGCCAAACAGGCGGCGCGATCTGCCGTAGGGTGCTCGCCACTCCCTGGCTTGGGCCAGAACGCAGGACAGAGGAGGCACAGGGCAAGCGCCGGCCTCATCCTGGAGGCTCAGAGCGCACAGCTGCTCAAAGTCCTCTGTCTTGCCTGAGGGCACCCGGTCTGTCTCTGGAGTCACGCCCCCTCTACAGTCCTTTCTAGCACTGTGAGTGCCCTCCCTTCCCGTCTCCTGAGCCCTCATCCCCCAACAGCCAAAACTCCACACCAGATTCTCTTGGCCAACTGCTTCCCCTAGGCCGTGACAGGAAATGTGTCCAGTGTCCAGAGCCCAGCCAGACTCTGCGTGGCCCTGATTTATTCAAGGGTCAGGAACACAGCTGGCGCCTCAGCACTGGGAACACACTGGGCCAAGGGAGTCCAATGCCTCGCTTGCTTagataagagggagaaaacaaagttGCCACTGGGATCAAGTCAGTCTCTTTCCTTGCTCACGGTTTATCTGGACTTTGGATCTCAGAATTCAGTGATGATCTTGAACAGGAACCATAGCCCACACCCGCCCATTGTGTTTGTGTCCGGGACTGTGGAGTTGGCGTCAGTATAATTTGTAGACTCTTTTAGGCTAAGGGCAGGTTTCCTAAGCCTGGTGTTGGGGGAGGGATCTTGTGAGAAATGTTCCTGCTTCTTTCTAAGCTGGAGGCCTCACTGTTAAACCACTGTTTTCCagggtctctctctttttctgggtCAAAGAAAACCAGGTCATACTTTTCACCAAAGAACCTAGAATTCCTTTGGGCATTTTCAATGGGAAACAGTTCCTCTGGTCAGCACTTGCcttaaaagtttaatttttttactttcatttgtttattttaaaaacaccGATGGCGGTTGATTGGGTGACAGATAGCCACAGGTCCTATTAGCTTGCTGGGTTTCACCACTACACTGGCTCAGAACTTCTTCAGGCTCATAGGTTATATGCAAATTAGCTCGTGGTCTCACAAGGCTAAAGAACAACTGTGTGTGATTTTCATCCTTGCACTACATAAATGTCATTGCTCCTATGACAGTCTGCCAACATTTATAGTAGAAAGGTGTAAACTCAAAAATACGTACCTTGTATTGAGAAATAATACTCTAATTTGAGAGATGATTCAATCAGCCACTCCAGGTTCCGatggctgttttgttttaatgtactAACACTAGCTCAGTTAGGGTTCAAGCTTGGGACAAAGGGCTGAGGTGGCagtttaacatatcaaagtggacACTAGCAACCAGGTTCTTTCAGCAtcccctacctgttacagggcctTCTTGGCTGGCACTCCCTGCATCCTACCCTGAATTCTCCAGCCTAGCGGCTGGCCTGCTCTTCCCCATGTAATccaaccgttttggttacctgctGTCTTTGTgcctttgcccccccccccccccccccccccccggctgcTTCACCTCgttcctttctctccccctttctcttccacTCCACTCTCCCCATACAGTTCAGGGTCAtgactgctctggactcttccagatgttcCTGCCTCTGGCTAGGTTTTCTCAAGTCTATAATAAACCTTCTCTTCCAACATATCTAGGAGCAGGCATGCCattatcatttcctttttattttattcaattacGAATGACTTTTTGTGTTTGTGGCAACTTAGAGAATTTGATATACTTTTTATAAAATATGTCATTTGTCTGTCTTGACTCATAGTGGCAAATACCATGTACTTAGAAACGGATAGACTTTCAGCTTAGCCCTCTTAAAAATGCACCACACTTATAAATGTGAAAGTTGCCACCTTTGATGCATCCTGATGCAATGTTTGACTTATTTTGTTGTGCTGTATTAAACTGTTTAAGTTAACAAGATGCAAAAAACAATATATCCAGATAACATCTGTATGTTCCCCTCTTATTTATGTCATTATTGTCACTCTTTTGGAAAGTCCATGTATCCCAACAGGAGACAATAAACATAAGGAATCGTCATCAAACTAGCTTGCTCTTGGAGACTGAGAAGTTTCACACAGATTTTTCTTATCCCTTCTGCTTCCCAGTTTAAAGGACATGCCTTAGCTGTTTCTGATGTCCGATACATACAAATATAACTTTGCATTTACATTAAGTAATTTGGTGtcttacaagaaaaaaatatgaaagatgCAGAAATCTAATTGAATGAATTCCTACAACAGTTAATCACATGGATCAGTTCTATGTGCCTTTGAAATCTCATTGCTGCAGACTGGAGATTTGTCCATGTACTGTGGTGTATTTGACAAAAGCCTTTTCACAGCTGAGTAGTCAGCGGACGTTCTTTTTGAAAGTCGCTTGGCACGGGGAGAGTTTCCAGAGTAAGCAGGGTGGTTAACTGGAAGCTTTATACATGCTTTCACTCTCTGGCACTCTGTGTGGTGGAATATTCAAAGAGAGGAACAAACTGGTCATAATGATCATATATCACAAATCTGGCTTAAAAGCTTATGAGAGAAGAATTGGGAAAAATCATCAAAAAATAagacatatataatttttaattaattactttttccTACATACAactaacatgttttaaaaatgtataatataCCTGAGATAATGGATCAAAAGAAATCTTATTTTTCAGCCACATGTTTATTTAGATATCATTGTAATGCCACCAGAGTTCAAATACTTTAATAGGTAAATTCCACATGTCtatatgtatctctctctccctctcttcctatctatctctctgcctgtctctctctctttgtgtgtgcgtgtttgtctatgtttgtgtgtggacACATGTGTAGTAAAGAGGAATTTCTGCACTCATAACAGAAAGTTTATAAAAAAGTGTTTATTGTGCTATGTTCATATCAACAAAAATCTGAGTCCACTAAAATGGCCGGAAGCAGGGGATAAGTAGATTAGGGTATATTCCCTCAATAAACATGATATATTTTATCctcaaattaatgaaataaaattacttaATCTTAGCATCACAAtgctaaataataaaaattataaaatatagacAGACAATGCTTCATAACTTTAAAAGTGCAgaatatatactttaaatataCATAGATTTTTTAGGAAAATAGTTATAGTTAAACAAAATTGAAAGAAGAAGAGACAAATATAGGATGCTGGACAATTGGTCCTTCGGTTGGACAAAAAGAGGATGGATCAGTGATAGCCAAGGATTTTAATGGGGTATTCTATTAGAGTCTGGATAACCACTTGATTCTTGAAAGTAAACAATGACCAAATAACAAAAGGGCTATATTTGAGAAATGATTGATGAATTATGTAATGAAGAGTTAAAATTAGTCTATCCCAAGTGCCAGAGTCTCAAAcctaaagatgaaataaaattgtTGGCTTCATATTCAAAAAGATTCTCAATATGTCTTCCAATTTTATAAGTTTTATAAGTAAGCACTTTAAAAATTAGGCTATCACTAATCTGAAAGGCACaattattaatacattttattttatttattatttttaaagactaagaaaacatttaattacgTGTATGAGCACATGTCTGTGGGAAAGAAGAGCATCTTTGTATGTGAATGTGCTTGTCAGTGGAGGCTATAAGATAGTGTCATATTCCCTGGAGCTTGAATTGCAGGTGTTTGTGAGTCACaactaatgtgggtgctggaaacaaaTTTGTGTCCTCTGTGAAAGCCGCAAACACtcctaatggctgagccatctcttcagcccattaTGATTCTAGAATTTTCATATACCTATGTATAATGTGTAGATCATATGTGATACTTGTTTATTCATTAACACAAGAGCTACAGAGAACATGAACAGCAAATAAATTCAACCCAAAATTTTCAATTGAATTATTGATTTAAAGtttcagaaacaaagataaatttCCAAAAATAACCTGTAACCTCTTAAGTTTATAATATTACCATTGTTCAATGAATGGTTTTTCTCCTATTGAATGAATGTAGTATCTAGGCGTTAGTATATTTCTGGATTCATTTCAGATATATAAGAACATTTCAGAGAAGATTTTTAAAGACCATATCATTCATATCATACTTAAAGACCATATCATGTCGGTGAAATATCCTATTCAGAAGCTAATCTATAGAGACCAAGAGTTAcgaagatttatttttctttgtttttttttttcttttaagatttatttagtttattatgtatacaattttcagcctgcatgtacacctgaacatgagaagagggcgccagatatcattatagatggttgtgagcaatcatgtggttgctgagaattgaacttgggacctctgaaagagcaagcactgctcttaacctctgagccatctctccagcccttttctatgactgtgataagacaccatagCCAAAGAAACTTATAGAAAAATACCTAATTTagagcttacagtttcagagggttagagtccatgaacATCATGGTTAGTAGCATGAGAGCAA
Proteins encoded in this region:
- the Clec14a gene encoding C-type lectin domain family 14 member A yields the protein MRPALALCLLCPAFWPKPGSGEHPTADRAACLALGACYSLHHATIKRRAAEEACSLRGGTLSTVHSGSELRAVLTLLRAGPGPGGGSKNLLFWVALERGRSHCTLEKEPLRGFSWLYPDGRDSEDYTLPWVEEPQLSCAVRKCAVLQATGGVEPAGWKEMRCHLRADGYLCKYQFEALCPAPRQGAASNLSFQAPFRLSSSALDFSPPGTEVSAMCPGELSVQATCVQEETSARWDGLSPGSMLCPCLGRYLLAGKCVELPECLDHLGDFTCECAPGFELGEDRRSCETKRKGQLSPEGTKLPIKHVSATPASPMTNRTPPGQVHEMPQVTGQDSFGTSVPEILQWGTQSTLPAVQKTPQTKPKATVTPSESMIPTLTYTSSPSVSSTFNFSSTVVFILVSIAVIVLVILTMTVLGLFKLCFHKSLSSRTSKGALDSRCVESDAEATALRPNSDNGVKVGDCGLRGRAEGSSLTEASLGSADT